In one window of Candidatus Scalindua sp. DNA:
- the radC gene encoding DNA repair protein RadC: MSNVTRPDHIGHRQRIKEKYGKSGMEGWQDYEVLELLLSYAIPRKDTKPIAKELIARFKTFNGVLDADRKELESVSGLSKHSALFLNLLKDISILYMEKGIHRRDLLSSPQAVCNYLMAALKGLSDEEFRMLFLDSRNQLIAMEVLKTGTVNRAYVFPRKIVERALYHHAVGVVIAHNHPSGSLKPSPEDQGITRDIREALKTVDIALLDHIIIAGNEFFSFREHRISI, from the coding sequence ATGAGCAATGTAACAAGACCGGATCATATTGGCCACCGCCAGAGGATAAAGGAAAAATACGGGAAGTCCGGGATGGAAGGCTGGCAGGACTACGAAGTTTTAGAATTACTTTTATCATATGCCATTCCTCGTAAGGATACGAAACCGATAGCGAAAGAGTTGATTGCCCGCTTTAAGACATTCAATGGTGTTCTGGATGCTGACAGAAAAGAATTAGAGAGCGTAAGCGGGTTGTCAAAACATTCGGCTCTGTTTTTAAACTTGCTCAAGGACATCTCTATCCTTTACATGGAGAAAGGCATTCACAGAAGGGACTTGCTTTCATCCCCCCAGGCTGTCTGCAATTATTTAATGGCTGCCTTAAAGGGATTATCAGATGAAGAGTTCAGGATGTTATTTTTGGATAGCCGCAATCAGTTGATAGCAATGGAGGTGTTAAAAACAGGTACCGTAAATCGTGCGTATGTTTTTCCGCGAAAAATCGTGGAACGTGCACTATATCATCATGCGGTGGGTGTTGTGATTGCCCATAACCACCCTTCCGGGTCATTAAAACCTTCTCCGGAGGATCAGGGGATAACAAGGGATATTAGAGAAGCTTTAAAAACAGTAGATATTGCTTTGCTTGATCATATTATCATTGCAGGTAATGAATTTTTTAGTTTTAGAGAACATCGGATTTCAATCTAA
- a CDS encoding M20/M25/M40 family metallo-hydrolase, whose product MNYHLNQFCRRFLPTALFVLIVSPTTFGQINHDLDVALYPERHRVEIVDKISLSSELKHTELFNFVLHQGLKPEVMDKGVVLRKCFGPEAGKFYSNNPSLQHASIPLELFELKLPPGTTQFTLKYEGEVFHPVKEYGEDYARSFSVTSGIISPEGVFMSGTSFWYPYFVNELVTFSMAVKLPPGWVSVSQGERNKHDTAKEFRRDEWVMEKPQEEIYLIAAEFTEYGQAAGVVDAMAFLRQPDSQLAQKYLDTTAQYLEMYRKLLGPYPYKKFALVENFWETGYGMPSFTLLGSRVIRFPFILHSSYPHEILHNWWGNGVYTDYEKGNWAEGLTTYLADHLIKEQRGEAVEYRRSVLQKYTNYVTANKDFPLTEFRSRHSAVTEAVGYGKTMMLFHMLRCQLGDQLFIKALRQFYRKYQFKITSFDEVETTFNSVTEDHLELMFEQWVKKTGAPSLRLSRAAARRQGDSYVLSATIEQIQEEVPYRLRLPIAVHMENVANAFQTSIEVDAKQYNLELNLPARPVRLDVDPEFDVFRTLDHNETPPAISQVFGAEQVLVVLPATAPESIRLAYQDLAKGWKKGSSSQLEIKLDNELDELPTDRAVWLFGWENRFRSMVNKALSDYVYDGNENQIQIDGTELERKQHSIVVMARHPSNSAQALAWLATDNVTAMPGLGRKLPHYNRYSYLGFTGDEPANVFKGQWPVVNSPMSIAVLQSDGTEVKSTAAMLAPRAALAQLPPVFSEMRMLKDIKYLASDELEGRGLGTPGIDKASDYIAKQFSDAGLLPCGDDVDDYFQTWIEQVNMPEQVALTIKNVIGIIPGKNPQWEGESVVIGAHYDSHGRGWPDVLKGNEGKIHPGADDNGSGISVLLEFARLVGKKWQPERTIVFVAFSAEEAGKLGSLHYIGHAKKYPVSKAMAMINIDTVGQLGKDALTIFGSYSAREWVHIFRGAGYVTGVEIKQSTIDTGNGDEKSFLDAGVPAVHLFSGARDNYHRPTDTVDRIDTAGLVKTAAILKEVVEYLAARPEPLTSTLTAAKESTNQKKKQQHTSRRIILGSVPDFTYTGKGVRLEGVTPDTPAVQAGLQKGDIIVRIEDTAIEDLQTYSDVLKSLQAGNEITIVFMRDDREYSVAAKVVAR is encoded by the coding sequence GTGAATTACCATTTAAACCAATTTTGTCGGCGCTTTTTACCAACGGCTCTCTTTGTTCTGATTGTATCGCCGACTACATTCGGCCAGATCAACCACGATCTTGATGTTGCGTTGTATCCGGAACGCCACCGGGTTGAGATCGTTGATAAAATCTCATTGTCCTCAGAATTAAAACACACAGAGCTTTTTAATTTTGTGCTTCATCAGGGACTCAAACCTGAGGTCATGGACAAAGGAGTTGTTCTCAGGAAATGTTTTGGACCTGAAGCAGGGAAATTCTATAGTAACAATCCATCCCTTCAGCATGCTTCTATTCCATTGGAGCTCTTTGAACTGAAATTGCCACCGGGAACGACTCAATTTACACTCAAATATGAGGGCGAGGTTTTTCATCCGGTGAAGGAATATGGAGAGGATTACGCACGCAGCTTCAGTGTGACATCTGGTATTATTTCCCCGGAAGGTGTATTCATGAGCGGGACAAGCTTCTGGTATCCATATTTTGTAAATGAACTGGTGACATTCAGCATGGCTGTTAAATTGCCGCCAGGCTGGGTATCTGTAAGCCAGGGTGAACGCAATAAACATGATACCGCCAAAGAATTCCGGAGGGATGAATGGGTGATGGAAAAGCCTCAGGAGGAGATTTACCTCATAGCCGCAGAGTTTACTGAATATGGCCAGGCAGCAGGTGTTGTGGATGCCATGGCCTTCCTGCGACAGCCGGATTCCCAGCTTGCACAAAAGTATCTTGATACAACAGCACAGTATCTTGAGATGTACCGGAAACTTCTCGGTCCGTATCCCTATAAAAAGTTCGCCCTCGTAGAGAATTTCTGGGAAACAGGTTATGGTATGCCATCTTTTACTCTGCTTGGCTCCAGGGTCATTCGTTTTCCTTTTATCCTCCATTCATCTTATCCCCATGAGATTCTGCATAACTGGTGGGGAAATGGAGTATATACTGATTATGAGAAAGGCAATTGGGCCGAAGGGCTGACAACGTATCTTGCTGATCATCTCATAAAGGAGCAACGTGGCGAGGCGGTTGAATACCGTCGTTCGGTGCTGCAAAAATACACCAACTATGTAACGGCTAACAAAGATTTTCCTCTTACCGAATTTCGTTCACGCCATAGTGCCGTCACCGAGGCAGTAGGTTACGGTAAGACCATGATGTTGTTTCATATGCTCCGCTGCCAACTGGGCGATCAGCTCTTTATTAAGGCGCTACGTCAATTCTATAGAAAATACCAGTTTAAGATAACTTCCTTTGATGAAGTCGAAACAACCTTCAATAGTGTAACGGAAGATCATCTGGAATTGATGTTCGAACAGTGGGTAAAGAAGACCGGGGCACCCTCCCTGAGATTAAGCCGGGCTGCTGCGAGACGGCAAGGTGATAGTTACGTCCTTTCGGCCACAATTGAACAGATTCAGGAAGAAGTGCCGTACCGGTTAAGGTTGCCAATTGCCGTTCACATGGAAAATGTTGCAAACGCGTTCCAGACCAGCATTGAAGTTGATGCGAAACAATACAATCTGGAACTCAATCTTCCTGCACGTCCTGTACGCCTGGATGTTGACCCGGAATTTGACGTCTTCCGAACATTGGATCATAATGAAACTCCGCCAGCCATAAGCCAGGTCTTTGGTGCAGAACAGGTTCTGGTGGTTTTGCCTGCAACTGCGCCGGAATCTATACGTCTTGCTTATCAAGATCTGGCAAAAGGATGGAAGAAAGGAAGCTCTTCCCAGTTAGAGATTAAGCTGGATAATGAGCTTGATGAATTGCCAACAGATCGTGCCGTGTGGTTGTTTGGCTGGGAAAACCGTTTTCGTTCCATGGTCAACAAGGCGCTTTCAGACTATGTTTACGATGGCAACGAAAATCAAATACAGATAGATGGTACCGAGCTTGAACGTAAGCAGCACTCTATTGTTGTTATGGCACGGCACCCTTCCAACAGCGCACAGGCACTGGCCTGGCTTGCCACGGATAATGTAACAGCAATGCCGGGTCTGGGAAGAAAACTCCCACATTACAACAGATACAGCTACCTTGGTTTTACCGGTGATGAACCTGCCAATGTCTTCAAGGGTCAATGGCCTGTAGTTAATTCACCCATGTCGATTGCTGTTCTGCAAAGTGACGGTACAGAAGTGAAATCAACGGCAGCCATGCTTGCACCACGTGCAGCCCTTGCGCAATTACCTCCCGTTTTTTCTGAAATGAGAATGTTAAAGGATATCAAGTACCTCGCTTCTGACGAGCTGGAGGGAAGAGGCCTGGGTACTCCCGGAATAGATAAGGCCTCAGACTATATCGCGAAACAGTTTTCTGATGCCGGATTACTGCCCTGCGGGGATGATGTGGATGATTATTTTCAGACATGGATAGAACAGGTAAATATGCCGGAGCAAGTTGCCTTAACTATAAAGAATGTAATAGGAATTATACCGGGTAAAAATCCTCAATGGGAGGGAGAGAGCGTGGTTATCGGCGCCCACTATGATTCTCACGGGCGCGGTTGGCCTGACGTCCTTAAAGGCAACGAAGGTAAAATACACCCCGGTGCCGACGATAATGGCAGTGGTATCTCCGTTTTACTGGAATTTGCCCGCCTGGTTGGGAAAAAATGGCAGCCTGAACGCACAATTGTATTCGTAGCCTTCAGCGCAGAGGAGGCCGGAAAGCTCGGCTCATTGCATTACATCGGTCATGCAAAGAAATATCCAGTCTCCAAGGCCATGGCGATGATCAATATTGATACAGTCGGCCAGTTAGGTAAAGATGCCCTGACTATATTCGGCAGCTACTCTGCTCGCGAATGGGTACATATCTTTCGTGGTGCCGGTTACGTAACCGGTGTGGAAATCAAGCAATCAACCATAGATACCGGCAACGGAGATGAGAAAAGTTTTCTCGACGCCGGTGTGCCCGCGGTACATCTCTTCAGCGGTGCACGCGACAATTATCATCGTCCAACAGATACTGTTGACAGGATTGATACGGCAGGCCTGGTAAAGACTGCTGCAATCCTGAAGGAAGTGGTTGAATACCTTGCTGCCAGACCCGAACCTCTGACCTCAACACTGACTGCTGCAAAAGAGAGTACAAACCAGAAAAAAAAGCAACAGCATACTTCAAGACGAATAATCCTGGGTAGTGTTCCGGACTTTACCTATACCGGTAAAGGAGTTCGCCTTGAGGGGGTTACCCCAGATACACCGGCAGTTCAAGCTGGTCTTCAGAAGGGCGATATTATTGTTCGGATCGAAGACACCGCAATCGAAGACCTGCAAACTTATTCCGATGTCTTAAAGTCGTTACAGGCAGGTAACGAGATCACGATCGTTTTTATGCGCGATGACAGAGAGTACTCCGTAGCTGCGAAGGTAGTTGCCAGGTAA
- a CDS encoding DUF2513 domain-containing protein codes for MKRDMDLIRKLLFYFEQTKDTVHDNLPKIEGYDANSIKYHIYLLYDSKLLHCEPVKSEITGQVLYLTPLNVSWDGNEFLEKVRSDITWEKIKKTIVDKGEAFSFSNINQITNQKGDQEKYCLNPDFELKWQKLIDRNPGDLQVHALHALRLGLYLKEERGDITNNEASRIFENIKMSLVTL; via the coding sequence ATGAAAAGAGATATGGACTTAATAAGAAAATTACTCTTTTACTTTGAGCAAACGAAAGATACTGTGCATGATAATCTTCCAAAGATTGAAGGATATGATGCAAATAGTATAAAATATCATATTTATCTGTTGTATGACTCAAAACTTCTTCACTGTGAACCGGTGAAATCAGAGATAACCGGGCAGGTTTTATATTTAACGCCGCTTAATGTATCGTGGGATGGAAACGAGTTCCTGGAGAAGGTAAGAAGCGACATCACCTGGGAAAAAATAAAAAAAACAATCGTTGACAAAGGTGAAGCTTTTTCTTTCAGCAATATAAATCAGATAACAAACCAAAAGGGAGACCAGGAAAAGTATTGTCTGAATCCTGATTTTGAGTTGAAGTGGCAAAAACTGATTGACAGAAATCCAGGTGATCTGCAAGTGCATGCCCTTCATGCCCTGAGACTTGGTCTGTACCTGAAAGAAGAGAGAGGAGATATAACAAATAATGAAGCCAGCAGGATTTTTGAAAATATAAAAATGTCGTTAGTTACATTATAG
- a CDS encoding response regulator, whose translation MRRILFVDNDLGASRELRKILCLMCPDWDIDIVISGEEALHLMSESSFDVLVSDIYLQGMNGVELLGAVSERYPETVRIIHAEVSDPETVLKSTMTVHQFLTKPCCAEIMKKTIERTCKLRDMLNNETLKKIVAGTKNLPSLPVLYNSIVSEMQSSEPSLRKVGHFISQDVSMSAKILQLVNSAFFALPRKITNLQHASVFVGIESLKALVLSIHLFSSFTEDAELSGFSITKMWNHCLITGGLARDIARAEKASGNVAEEAMIAGMLHDIGKLIMLKVPRQYKKVIKLIETTGCDSAEAEYTVMKTSHSELGAYLLGLWGLPGNVVESVAFHHNPSRLIERMFIMSNESLKEGLIKTESKDSILIPQPTANHSNEFTALTAVHIANALTMQEVISEESTLFPYVDMSYLKTLDLTDRLPKWVELCTNIKKRSHAETIFPGQFPSLQ comes from the coding sequence ATGAGAAGGATCCTGTTTGTGGATAATGATTTGGGTGCGTCGCGGGAATTAAGAAAGATACTTTGCCTCATGTGCCCTGATTGGGACATAGACATTGTCATAAGCGGAGAAGAAGCACTGCACCTCATGTCAGAATCCTCTTTTGATGTTCTTGTGTCCGACATTTATCTCCAGGGAATGAACGGTGTAGAATTACTTGGTGCTGTTAGTGAACGTTATCCTGAAACTGTTCGTATTATTCATGCAGAGGTTTCTGATCCTGAGACAGTCCTTAAGTCCACTATGACCGTGCATCAGTTTTTGACGAAACCGTGTTGTGCCGAAATAATGAAAAAGACCATTGAACGTACATGCAAACTTCGAGATATGTTAAATAACGAAACATTAAAAAAGATAGTTGCAGGTACAAAAAATTTGCCGAGCCTCCCTGTTTTATATAATTCAATCGTATCAGAAATGCAGTCTTCAGAACCTTCTCTCAGAAAGGTAGGCCATTTCATTTCACAGGACGTGTCAATGTCTGCAAAAATCCTACAGTTAGTCAACTCTGCTTTCTTTGCTCTGCCACGCAAAATTACCAACCTGCAGCATGCATCAGTTTTTGTGGGGATAGAGTCATTGAAGGCACTTGTACTGTCTATTCATCTGTTTTCTTCATTTACAGAGGATGCAGAATTATCTGGATTCTCGATAACGAAAATGTGGAACCATTGTTTGATAACTGGAGGTCTTGCCAGGGACATTGCGCGTGCAGAAAAGGCTTCTGGTAATGTAGCAGAAGAGGCGATGATAGCGGGAATGTTACATGATATAGGAAAACTTATAATGCTGAAAGTCCCCCGTCAATACAAAAAAGTGATAAAACTTATTGAAACAACCGGTTGTGATTCTGCAGAAGCTGAATACACTGTTATGAAAACTTCTCATTCAGAATTGGGAGCTTATCTCTTGGGACTCTGGGGACTTCCCGGCAATGTAGTCGAATCAGTTGCCTTTCACCACAACCCATCCAGGCTGATAGAGCGTATGTTCATTATGTCAAATGAATCCCTGAAAGAGGGTTTGATCAAAACTGAATCGAAAGATAGCATCTTGATACCTCAGCCGACAGCAAACCACTCGAATGAGTTTACCGCATTAACAGCTGTTCATATAGCGAATGCATTGACAATGCAGGAAGTAATTTCAGAGGAGTCAACTCTTTTCCCGTACGTAGACATGTCGTATTTAAAAACTCTGGATTTGACAGACAGGTTACCGAAGTGGGTTGAGCTTTGTACCAATATAAAAAAACGATCCCATGCTGAAACTATTTTCCCCGGGCAATTTCCATCTCTTCAGTAA
- a CDS encoding thioredoxin family protein, which translates to MKFIIYGSGCSKCQQLTANAEDAARELNIPYEVKKITDMNAIITAGIMRTPALSINHDVVSEGKVASVDEIKKFLA; encoded by the coding sequence ATGAAATTTATTATTTATGGTAGCGGTTGCAGTAAATGTCAGCAACTAACAGCCAATGCAGAAGATGCGGCCAGGGAATTGAATATTCCTTATGAGGTGAAAAAAATAACAGATATGAATGCCATCATTACTGCTGGCATCATGAGAACACCGGCATTATCAATTAATCATGATGTTGTCAGTGAAGGTAAAGTGGCTAGTGTAGATGAGATTAAAAAATTCTTAGCTTAG
- a CDS encoding permease yields MYKENPHQGRFLLIMSVGFLVIYFLPVDSERFSNAWLEGIRLTNWYAREHVILCLLPAFLIAGAMAVYISQGSVMRYLGPQVSKPVALGVASVSGAMLTVCSCTVLPLFGGIYKRGAGLGAAIAFLYSGPAINIMAVVVTAKVLGAELGIARAIGAILFALVVGLIMHFIYRKEEAERSSDSGRGFSADDQGKPLSATVAFFGLMIGILVFANWAAAENDTWMLIYQWKWQITAVLAALFATLLVFRWQWSVKHLLILSAVVALSALLVPGAPQLPFSIGVIGIMLLALLNSQDREWAAQTWDFTKQIMPLLIGGVFIAGLLLGRPGYDGLIPDEWVVMAVGDNSLLSTFLASVMGAFMYFSTLTEVPIVEGLLASGMGKGPALALLLAGPALSLPNMLVIRTIIGTQKTVVYCMLVTVMATISGFIYGNFW; encoded by the coding sequence ATGTATAAAGAAAACCCACATCAGGGCCGCTTTCTTCTCATTATGTCAGTGGGATTTTTGGTTATATATTTCCTGCCTGTTGATTCTGAACGTTTCAGCAATGCCTGGCTCGAAGGTATACGATTGACCAACTGGTACGCAAGAGAGCACGTCATCCTTTGTTTGTTACCAGCTTTTTTGATAGCGGGCGCCATGGCAGTGTATATCAGCCAAGGCTCCGTGATGCGATATCTGGGGCCTCAGGTATCGAAACCTGTTGCGCTTGGTGTGGCATCGGTATCCGGTGCAATGCTTACAGTTTGTTCATGCACTGTACTCCCGCTTTTTGGTGGAATTTATAAACGTGGTGCTGGCCTGGGTGCAGCTATTGCCTTTCTTTACTCAGGGCCAGCTATCAATATTATGGCAGTTGTGGTGACTGCGAAAGTATTGGGAGCTGAGCTGGGTATTGCCAGAGCGATTGGGGCAATCTTGTTCGCATTGGTTGTCGGTCTCATCATGCATTTCATCTACCGAAAGGAAGAGGCTGAACGATCTTCGGACTCAGGTCGTGGTTTTTCGGCAGATGATCAAGGTAAACCGCTGAGTGCTACAGTAGCTTTTTTTGGCCTGATGATTGGTATTCTTGTTTTTGCTAACTGGGCTGCAGCTGAGAACGATACCTGGATGTTGATTTATCAATGGAAATGGCAGATTACGGCGGTGTTGGCTGCATTATTTGCGACGCTACTGGTTTTTCGTTGGCAGTGGTCTGTAAAGCATTTATTGATTTTGTCAGCTGTCGTTGCACTTTCTGCCTTGCTTGTGCCTGGTGCACCACAATTGCCCTTTTCTATTGGTGTGATTGGTATCATGCTGTTGGCCTTACTAAATAGTCAAGATCGGGAGTGGGCTGCTCAGACTTGGGATTTTACAAAGCAGATCATGCCTTTACTAATAGGCGGTGTGTTTATTGCAGGCTTATTGTTAGGTCGACCTGGGTATGACGGATTAATACCAGATGAATGGGTAGTCATGGCCGTGGGGGATAACTCGCTGCTGTCAACATTCCTGGCATCGGTAATGGGTGCGTTCATGTATTTTTCCACGTTGACTGAAGTTCCGATAGTAGAAGGTTTACTTGCTTCCGGGATGGGTAAGGGGCCAGCATTGGCGCTGTTACTGGCAGGTCCAGCCTTATCACTGCCGAACATGCTGGTTATACGCACCATCATTGGAACTCAAAAAACAGTAGTTTACTGTATGCTTGTTACCGTCATGGCAACCATATCAGGATTTATTTATGGTAATTTTTGGTGA